A region from the Benincasa hispida cultivar B227 chromosome 12, ASM972705v1, whole genome shotgun sequence genome encodes:
- the LOC120092840 gene encoding COP1-interacting protein 7 isoform X2: MKSSTKLDSATFQLTPTRTRCDLIISANGKSEKIASGLLNPFLAHLKIAQEQMARGGYSIILEPDPRSDRTWFTKGTMERFVRFVSTPEILERVYTTESEILQIEEAILIQGNNDTGPNVVDDKQGKPTKPPESTTEASKTLLDGNEEKAIVLYKPDADSLEANGHMVSEENSKAQLLKVLETRKAMLQKEQGMAFARAVAAGFDIDQMSPLISFANNFGASRLMDACLKFKELWKRKHESGQWLEIEAAETLSSRPDFSPSTNTSGIILTSLSDKQAESREAWSESQQEPSSMIKGNASADGNTPMMYQSPPGHQEYLQGQYPHHVYPPWPINSPPGALPVFQGYPMQGMPYYQNYAGSSPFFHPHYPVTEDSRVGDGKKMGGKRHSMDSGDNSIEPVTWETNASKTRIPDDAESEQEASEDLRKAGRSGKRKSGVVVIRNINYIASKRHNSSGSETDSLSESGSGEDGDSQAISPEIKQKKSTRSSRSKGKHLNFGDQSNTPAKTVSPEADGHWQAFQSLLLRDADADKPHAEQSLFTMERETKQKRRQNNVGDDPLIAQGSNRDEIQENGARDIDRVGGRISRMSRASNDELLTSRRDGLSGDGHLNMQATELDGGRNGYRRSGSDDFMVYGQEGQTLSNVHFDPLAVSGSDITKMSYDKNSSNNLDGDSYIVPLRSMSMDAVGKEGRTAVDMDSEFPSSNCKEEKLSNRVATYEPDVLNLMPKRETENEPAGYDPAFEYEMQGHAGRVTGVDKKKEEVTDVKKGVKRLDNGRKPKTTPDRKTGGPIRKGKPSKLSPLDEARARAEKLRTYKADLQKLKKEKEEEAIKRIETLKLERQKRIAARGNNSNTAQSSLPSQQTRKLLPTKMSPNSQKGSKFSDSDPGPSSPLQRFPIRTPSIGSNDSNKAAKPSRLNGGNHSAGNRLIQSVPSLTKLKKENSDATNDKKVSMARIRRLSEPKMSISNHAASIKTRSEPALKAKVTNETESKKKISAIMNLDKSKAATLPELKIRTPKGPGATIGNSIAQETKQSVNCPSVSEGACASMEGITAKVSHHNELDDNPVVEKTVVMLEYEKPSIRTGPSSDNLNPQIKVSGVNREPIKLQSQSQLSSHEVTANGASDQGAQKFSSPSTTEKLYKAPHARVSSFEDPCTRVSEYGKATPSDLESAAKGSETAKAYVPDYGNAQLEKIPEASEKPEVKKSSKGLRLLLKFGRKNQSPATDEHNDESDNISTNGSEANDVGTNSTSHDEVPTLKNLISQDETPTASKTHKSSRAFSLLSPFRSKNSEKRSA, translated from the exons ATGAAGTCTTCGACTAAGCTTGATTCGGCTACTTTTCAACTCACACCTACTCGAACAAG GTGTGATTTGATTATATCTGCAAATGGAAAGTCTGAGAAGATAGCTTCGGGTTTACTAAATCCTTTTCTTGCCCATTTGAAGATTGCACAAGAACAGATGGCCAGAGGTGGTTATTCCATTATTCTCGAGCCAGACCCTCGCAGTGATAGAACATGGTTCACAAAGGGTACCATGGAGAG GTTTGTCCGATTTGTAAGCACCCCTGAAATTTTGGAACGGGTGTACACTACCGAATCAGAGATATTACAGATTGAGGAGGCAATCTTGATTCAGGGCAACAATGACACGGGGCCAAATGTT GTAGATGACAAACAAGGAAAGCCTACAAAGCCTCCCGAAAGCACCACTGAAG CAAGCAAGACTCTTCTGGATGGTAACGAGGAGAAAGCCATTGTTTTGTACAAG CCTGATGCCGATTCACTCGAGGCCAATGGACATATGGTGTCAGAGGAGAACTCAAA AGCTCAGCTTCTTAAAGTCCTGGAGACACGCAAAGCTATGCTGCAAAAGGAGCAAGGAATGGCTTTTGCTCGAGCTGTTGCTGCTGGTTTTGACATTGATCAGATGTCCCCATTGATATCATTTGCGAACAACTTTGGAGCCTCACGATTGAT GGACGCATGCTTAAAATTCAAAGAACTATGGAAAAGAAAGCATGAAAGTGGCCAATGGCTTGAAATTGAAGCAGCAGAGACACTATCCAGCCGGCCAGACTTTTCCCCTTCCACAAATACGTCAGGAATTATACTTACAAGTTTGTCTGACAAGCAGGCAGAATCTAGAGAAGCATGGTCTGAATCTCAGCAAGAACCATCTTCAATGATTAAGGGGAATGCAAGTGCAG ATGGAAATACACCTATGATGTACCAGTCACCACCAGGCCACCAAGAGTATCTTCAAGGGCAGTATCCTCATCATGTATACCCTCCCTGGCCCATCAATTCTCCGCCAGGTGCATTGCCTGTCTTTCAAGGATACCCCATGCAAGGAATGCCTTACTATCAGAACTATGCAGGAAGTAGCCCTTTCTTTCATCCACATTATCCAGTGACAGAGGATTCTCGTGTGGGTGATGGTAAAAAAATGGGAGGCAAAAGGCACTCCATGGATAGTGGAGATAACTCCATCGAACCAGTAACTTGGGAGACGAATGCTTCAAAAACAAGAATACCTGATGATGCAGAATCAGAGCAAGAAGCTTCAGAAGATCTGAGAAAAGCCGGTCGCTCAGGTAAAAGAAAATCGGGTGTGGTTGTCATCCGCAACATCAACTACATTGCCTCGAAGAGGCACAATTCATCAGGCAGCGAAACAGATTCACTGTCTGAAAGCGGAAGTGGGGAAGATGGAGATTCACAGGCTATTAGTCCAGAAATTAAACAGAAGAAATCTACTAGATCATCAAGGAGCAAAGGAAAACATCTAAATTTTGGAGATCAATCGAATACTCCAGCAAAAACTGTTTCACCAGAAGCAGACGGACATTGGCAGGCATTCCAAAGCCTTTTACTTCGAGATGCTGATGCAGACAAACCACATGCTGAGCAAAGCTTGTTCACCATGGAACGTGAGACCAAGCAGAAAAGGCGCCAAAATAATGTTGGTGATGATCCATTAATTGCTCAAGGATCAAACAGAGATGAAATCCAAGAAAATGGTGCTAGAGATATTGATAGAGTTGGTGGAAGAATCAGCCGCATGTCAAGGGCATCAAATGATGAATTATTAACTTCTCGAAGAGATGGTCTATCGGGGGATGGTCATTTGAATATGCAGGCTACAGAACTTGATGGAGGAAGAAATGGCTACAGGAGGTCTGGTAGTGATGATTTTATGGTTTATGGACAAGAGGGTCAAACTCTCTCTAATGTCCACTTCGATCCATTAGCTGTAAGTGGCTCTGATATTACAAAAATGAGCTATGATAAAAATTCTTCAAATAATTTGGATGGTGATTCTTACATAGTTCCATTAAGATCGATGTCAATGGATGCAGTTGGAAAGGAAGGTAGAACTGCTGTTGACATGGATTCCGAGTTTCCATCTTCAAATTGTAAGGAAGAAAAATTGTCCAATAGAGTTGCTACCTATGAGCCAGATGTACTGAATCTAATGCCAAAGCGTGAAACAGAAAATGAACCTGCTGGTTATGATCCTGCTTTCGAATATGAAATGCAGGGCCATGCTGGACGGGTAACAGGTGTGgataaaaagaaggaagaagtgACTGATGTTAAAAAGGGGGTTAAAAGGTTGGACAATGGTCGTAAGCCAAAAACCACTCCAGATAGGAAGACTGGGGGGCCAATAAGGAAGGGAAAGCCTTCTAAGTTGAGTCCTTTAGATGAAGCACGGGCACGTGCTGAAAAGCTAAGAACTTATAAAGCTGATCTCCAGAaattgaagaaggagaag GAGGAGGAAGCAATAAAAAGAATAGAAACTTTGAAGCTAGAGAGGCAGAAAAGAATTGCAGCAAGGGGTAATAATAGCAACACTGCTCAGTCATCATTGCCCTCTCAGCAAACTAGAAAGCTCCTGCCAACAAAAATGTCACCCAACTCTCAGAAGGGATCAAAATTTAGTGATTCAGATCCAGGACCATCGTCTCCTCTGCAAAGATTCCCCATCAGAACGCCTTCAATTGGTTCCAACGATTCCAACAAAGCTGCAAAACCCAGCAGATTGAATGGTGGAAATCACTCAGCTGGCAATCGGTTAATTCAATCTGTACCTTCATTAACTAAACTAAAGAAAGAGAACAGTGATGCCACAAATGACAAAAAAGTATCCATGGCTCGAATTAGAAGATTATCAGAGCCAAAAATGAGTATCAGCAATCATGCTGCTTCTATCAAGACACGGAGTGAGCCAGCTTTAAAAGCAAAAGTAACAAATGAAACTGAGAGCAAAAAGAAGATATCTGCTATAATGAATTTGGATAAGAGCAAGGCTGCAACTCTTCCGGAACTTAAAATTAGAACGCCCAAGGGACCTGGTGCTACAATTGGCAACTCGATAGCACAAGAAACAAAGCAGAGTGTGAATTGTCCTTCAGTTTCTGAAGGTGCTTGTGCTTCCATGGAAGGAATCACTGCCAAAGTCTCACATCATAATGAACTGGATGACAACCCTGTTGTTGAAAAGACCGTTGTAATGCTTGAATATGAGAAACCCTCTATCCGTACAGGTCCTTCATCAGACAATCTTAATCCCCAAATTAAAGTGTCCGGTGTCAATAGAGAACCCATCAAGCTCCAATCACAGAGTCAGTTGAGTTCTCATGAG GTGACAGCAAATGGTGCATCAGATCAGGGAGCACAAAAGTTTTCATCTCCTAGCACGACtgaaaaattatataaagcTCCACATGCTCGTGTTTCTTCTTTTGAAGATCCTTGCACTCGTGTTTCAGAGTATGGAAAAGCAACCCCATCAGATTTGGAGAGTGCAGCAAAAGGCTCTGAAACGGCAAAAGCTTATGTTCCTGATTATGGAAACGCACAATTGGAAAAGATTCCTGAAGCATCGGAGAAGCCCGAggtaaaaaaatcatcaaaaggACTTAGACTACTACTGAAGTTTGGAAGAAAGAATCAAAGCCCAGCTACAGATGAGCATAATGATGAATCAGATAATATCAGCACAAATGGTTCTGAAGCCAATGATGTTGGGACAAATTCCACTTCTCACGATGAAG TTCCTACGCTGAAAAATCTGATATCTCAAGACGAAACCCCCACTGCCAGCAAAACTCATAAGT CTTCTCGTGCATTTTCCCTGCTATCACCTTTCCGAAGTAAGAACAGTGAAAAGAGAAGTGCATAA
- the LOC120092840 gene encoding COP1-interacting protein 7 isoform X1, translating to MKSSTKLDSATFQLTPTRTRCDLIISANGKSEKIASGLLNPFLAHLKIAQEQMARGGYSIILEPDPRSDRTWFTKGTMERFVRFVSTPEILERVYTTESEILQIEEAILIQGNNDTGPNVVDDKQGKPTKPPESTTEGIKISGASKTLLDGNEEKAIVLYKPDADSLEANGHMVSEENSKAQLLKVLETRKAMLQKEQGMAFARAVAAGFDIDQMSPLISFANNFGASRLMDACLKFKELWKRKHESGQWLEIEAAETLSSRPDFSPSTNTSGIILTSLSDKQAESREAWSESQQEPSSMIKGNASADGNTPMMYQSPPGHQEYLQGQYPHHVYPPWPINSPPGALPVFQGYPMQGMPYYQNYAGSSPFFHPHYPVTEDSRVGDGKKMGGKRHSMDSGDNSIEPVTWETNASKTRIPDDAESEQEASEDLRKAGRSGKRKSGVVVIRNINYIASKRHNSSGSETDSLSESGSGEDGDSQAISPEIKQKKSTRSSRSKGKHLNFGDQSNTPAKTVSPEADGHWQAFQSLLLRDADADKPHAEQSLFTMERETKQKRRQNNVGDDPLIAQGSNRDEIQENGARDIDRVGGRISRMSRASNDELLTSRRDGLSGDGHLNMQATELDGGRNGYRRSGSDDFMVYGQEGQTLSNVHFDPLAVSGSDITKMSYDKNSSNNLDGDSYIVPLRSMSMDAVGKEGRTAVDMDSEFPSSNCKEEKLSNRVATYEPDVLNLMPKRETENEPAGYDPAFEYEMQGHAGRVTGVDKKKEEVTDVKKGVKRLDNGRKPKTTPDRKTGGPIRKGKPSKLSPLDEARARAEKLRTYKADLQKLKKEKEEEAIKRIETLKLERQKRIAARGNNSNTAQSSLPSQQTRKLLPTKMSPNSQKGSKFSDSDPGPSSPLQRFPIRTPSIGSNDSNKAAKPSRLNGGNHSAGNRLIQSVPSLTKLKKENSDATNDKKVSMARIRRLSEPKMSISNHAASIKTRSEPALKAKVTNETESKKKISAIMNLDKSKAATLPELKIRTPKGPGATIGNSIAQETKQSVNCPSVSEGACASMEGITAKVSHHNELDDNPVVEKTVVMLEYEKPSIRTGPSSDNLNPQIKVSGVNREPIKLQSQSQLSSHEVTANGASDQGAQKFSSPSTTEKLYKAPHARVSSFEDPCTRVSEYGKATPSDLESAAKGSETAKAYVPDYGNAQLEKIPEASEKPEVKKSSKGLRLLLKFGRKNQSPATDEHNDESDNISTNGSEANDVGTNSTSHDEVPTLKNLISQDETPTASKTHKSSRAFSLLSPFRSKNSEKRSA from the exons ATGAAGTCTTCGACTAAGCTTGATTCGGCTACTTTTCAACTCACACCTACTCGAACAAG GTGTGATTTGATTATATCTGCAAATGGAAAGTCTGAGAAGATAGCTTCGGGTTTACTAAATCCTTTTCTTGCCCATTTGAAGATTGCACAAGAACAGATGGCCAGAGGTGGTTATTCCATTATTCTCGAGCCAGACCCTCGCAGTGATAGAACATGGTTCACAAAGGGTACCATGGAGAG GTTTGTCCGATTTGTAAGCACCCCTGAAATTTTGGAACGGGTGTACACTACCGAATCAGAGATATTACAGATTGAGGAGGCAATCTTGATTCAGGGCAACAATGACACGGGGCCAAATGTT GTAGATGACAAACAAGGAAAGCCTACAAAGCCTCCCGAAAGCACCACTGAAGGTATTAAAATCAGTGGAG CAAGCAAGACTCTTCTGGATGGTAACGAGGAGAAAGCCATTGTTTTGTACAAG CCTGATGCCGATTCACTCGAGGCCAATGGACATATGGTGTCAGAGGAGAACTCAAA AGCTCAGCTTCTTAAAGTCCTGGAGACACGCAAAGCTATGCTGCAAAAGGAGCAAGGAATGGCTTTTGCTCGAGCTGTTGCTGCTGGTTTTGACATTGATCAGATGTCCCCATTGATATCATTTGCGAACAACTTTGGAGCCTCACGATTGAT GGACGCATGCTTAAAATTCAAAGAACTATGGAAAAGAAAGCATGAAAGTGGCCAATGGCTTGAAATTGAAGCAGCAGAGACACTATCCAGCCGGCCAGACTTTTCCCCTTCCACAAATACGTCAGGAATTATACTTACAAGTTTGTCTGACAAGCAGGCAGAATCTAGAGAAGCATGGTCTGAATCTCAGCAAGAACCATCTTCAATGATTAAGGGGAATGCAAGTGCAG ATGGAAATACACCTATGATGTACCAGTCACCACCAGGCCACCAAGAGTATCTTCAAGGGCAGTATCCTCATCATGTATACCCTCCCTGGCCCATCAATTCTCCGCCAGGTGCATTGCCTGTCTTTCAAGGATACCCCATGCAAGGAATGCCTTACTATCAGAACTATGCAGGAAGTAGCCCTTTCTTTCATCCACATTATCCAGTGACAGAGGATTCTCGTGTGGGTGATGGTAAAAAAATGGGAGGCAAAAGGCACTCCATGGATAGTGGAGATAACTCCATCGAACCAGTAACTTGGGAGACGAATGCTTCAAAAACAAGAATACCTGATGATGCAGAATCAGAGCAAGAAGCTTCAGAAGATCTGAGAAAAGCCGGTCGCTCAGGTAAAAGAAAATCGGGTGTGGTTGTCATCCGCAACATCAACTACATTGCCTCGAAGAGGCACAATTCATCAGGCAGCGAAACAGATTCACTGTCTGAAAGCGGAAGTGGGGAAGATGGAGATTCACAGGCTATTAGTCCAGAAATTAAACAGAAGAAATCTACTAGATCATCAAGGAGCAAAGGAAAACATCTAAATTTTGGAGATCAATCGAATACTCCAGCAAAAACTGTTTCACCAGAAGCAGACGGACATTGGCAGGCATTCCAAAGCCTTTTACTTCGAGATGCTGATGCAGACAAACCACATGCTGAGCAAAGCTTGTTCACCATGGAACGTGAGACCAAGCAGAAAAGGCGCCAAAATAATGTTGGTGATGATCCATTAATTGCTCAAGGATCAAACAGAGATGAAATCCAAGAAAATGGTGCTAGAGATATTGATAGAGTTGGTGGAAGAATCAGCCGCATGTCAAGGGCATCAAATGATGAATTATTAACTTCTCGAAGAGATGGTCTATCGGGGGATGGTCATTTGAATATGCAGGCTACAGAACTTGATGGAGGAAGAAATGGCTACAGGAGGTCTGGTAGTGATGATTTTATGGTTTATGGACAAGAGGGTCAAACTCTCTCTAATGTCCACTTCGATCCATTAGCTGTAAGTGGCTCTGATATTACAAAAATGAGCTATGATAAAAATTCTTCAAATAATTTGGATGGTGATTCTTACATAGTTCCATTAAGATCGATGTCAATGGATGCAGTTGGAAAGGAAGGTAGAACTGCTGTTGACATGGATTCCGAGTTTCCATCTTCAAATTGTAAGGAAGAAAAATTGTCCAATAGAGTTGCTACCTATGAGCCAGATGTACTGAATCTAATGCCAAAGCGTGAAACAGAAAATGAACCTGCTGGTTATGATCCTGCTTTCGAATATGAAATGCAGGGCCATGCTGGACGGGTAACAGGTGTGgataaaaagaaggaagaagtgACTGATGTTAAAAAGGGGGTTAAAAGGTTGGACAATGGTCGTAAGCCAAAAACCACTCCAGATAGGAAGACTGGGGGGCCAATAAGGAAGGGAAAGCCTTCTAAGTTGAGTCCTTTAGATGAAGCACGGGCACGTGCTGAAAAGCTAAGAACTTATAAAGCTGATCTCCAGAaattgaagaaggagaag GAGGAGGAAGCAATAAAAAGAATAGAAACTTTGAAGCTAGAGAGGCAGAAAAGAATTGCAGCAAGGGGTAATAATAGCAACACTGCTCAGTCATCATTGCCCTCTCAGCAAACTAGAAAGCTCCTGCCAACAAAAATGTCACCCAACTCTCAGAAGGGATCAAAATTTAGTGATTCAGATCCAGGACCATCGTCTCCTCTGCAAAGATTCCCCATCAGAACGCCTTCAATTGGTTCCAACGATTCCAACAAAGCTGCAAAACCCAGCAGATTGAATGGTGGAAATCACTCAGCTGGCAATCGGTTAATTCAATCTGTACCTTCATTAACTAAACTAAAGAAAGAGAACAGTGATGCCACAAATGACAAAAAAGTATCCATGGCTCGAATTAGAAGATTATCAGAGCCAAAAATGAGTATCAGCAATCATGCTGCTTCTATCAAGACACGGAGTGAGCCAGCTTTAAAAGCAAAAGTAACAAATGAAACTGAGAGCAAAAAGAAGATATCTGCTATAATGAATTTGGATAAGAGCAAGGCTGCAACTCTTCCGGAACTTAAAATTAGAACGCCCAAGGGACCTGGTGCTACAATTGGCAACTCGATAGCACAAGAAACAAAGCAGAGTGTGAATTGTCCTTCAGTTTCTGAAGGTGCTTGTGCTTCCATGGAAGGAATCACTGCCAAAGTCTCACATCATAATGAACTGGATGACAACCCTGTTGTTGAAAAGACCGTTGTAATGCTTGAATATGAGAAACCCTCTATCCGTACAGGTCCTTCATCAGACAATCTTAATCCCCAAATTAAAGTGTCCGGTGTCAATAGAGAACCCATCAAGCTCCAATCACAGAGTCAGTTGAGTTCTCATGAG GTGACAGCAAATGGTGCATCAGATCAGGGAGCACAAAAGTTTTCATCTCCTAGCACGACtgaaaaattatataaagcTCCACATGCTCGTGTTTCTTCTTTTGAAGATCCTTGCACTCGTGTTTCAGAGTATGGAAAAGCAACCCCATCAGATTTGGAGAGTGCAGCAAAAGGCTCTGAAACGGCAAAAGCTTATGTTCCTGATTATGGAAACGCACAATTGGAAAAGATTCCTGAAGCATCGGAGAAGCCCGAggtaaaaaaatcatcaaaaggACTTAGACTACTACTGAAGTTTGGAAGAAAGAATCAAAGCCCAGCTACAGATGAGCATAATGATGAATCAGATAATATCAGCACAAATGGTTCTGAAGCCAATGATGTTGGGACAAATTCCACTTCTCACGATGAAG TTCCTACGCTGAAAAATCTGATATCTCAAGACGAAACCCCCACTGCCAGCAAAACTCATAAGT CTTCTCGTGCATTTTCCCTGCTATCACCTTTCCGAAGTAAGAACAGTGAAAAGAGAAGTGCATAA